The following coding sequences lie in one Saimiri boliviensis isolate mSaiBol1 chromosome 6, mSaiBol1.pri, whole genome shotgun sequence genomic window:
- the LOC101038577 gene encoding LOW QUALITY PROTEIN: interleukin-32 (The sequence of the model RefSeq protein was modified relative to this genomic sequence to represent the inferred CDS: inserted 2 bases in 2 codons; substituted 1 base at 1 genomic stop codon) produces the protein MGSTKGCQTERPGLTLKDEVLAPGTLGHHVPRVHSDNNKNQKAQLCQPFEKFADVMENPESXTGKVKSSMKELEDNVKVWCLDTVAAQYQRQHPELTPLLEKEGDXLWCRGNRXPVLEVEDPETKEHEECFCDKVMRWFQAMLQWLQTWWQTVVAWVKENVEALVHAVQALWKELESFCCSLTELFMSFLHSQGAPEGMEELTPQKYSEPQ, from the exons GTCCTGGCTCCTGGAACTCTTGGCCACCATGTGCCAAGAGTCCACTCTGATAACAATAAGAATCAGAAGGCCCAACTGTGTCAGCCCTTTGAAAAATTTGCTGATGTGATGGAAAATCCAGAAT AAACTGGAAAGGTGAAGTCGAGCATGAAAGAGCTGGAGGACAACGTCAAAGTGTGGTGTCTGGACACTGTGGCGGCTCAGTATCAGAGACAGCACCCGGAGCTCACTCCTCTACTTGAGAAAGAAGGAGATTAATTATGGTGCAGAGGCAACA CCCCTGTCCTGGAAGTTGAGGATCCTGAAACCAAGGAGCACGAGGAGTGCTTTTGTGACAAGGTCATGAGATGGTTTCAGGCCATGCTGCAGTGGCTGCAGACGTGGTGGCAGACGGTTGTGGCCTGGGTGAAGGAGAACGTGGAGGCCTTGGTCCATGCAGTGCAGGCCCTCTGGAAAGAGTTGGAGAGTTTCTGCTGCTCTCTCACAGAGCTCTTCATGTCCTTTTTACATTCCCAAGGAGCCCCCGAGGGGATGGAGGAGCTGACACCCCAGAAGTACTCTGAACCCCAATGA